Proteins from one Podospora pseudoanserina strain CBS 124.78 chromosome 1, whole genome shotgun sequence genomic window:
- a CDS encoding hypothetical protein (EggNog:ENOG503NYSU) has translation MQYAFFVTMGRLTVRHQESDIDEGHKMRTCIISAHLAKEVADQDVKALMLPRSFIMHQSKADFFKKSLVVIQVSWVIIECAARKVYGLPLSLLELHIMVHVVCAILMYAFWFNKPLDLQGSYEVKDRNAMKTIHRAAKETDSLFYRNHGNILNFQHKLVPKDPFDFLLKALAYVYHHELAVFSSPVLPVAYGGVHLSAWNFEFPTVQEAVIWKVSSIIIASTGPALILATLFAAAFSWLILGSWCDESEHYESDDEVAVLGQAVMPLLITPFIIGITMLIVMLAARVFLVVEVFISLRAAPLGVF, from the exons ATGCAATATGCCTTCTTCGTAACGATGGGTAGGCTCACAGTGAGGCACCAAGAAAGCGACATAGATGAAGGGCACAAAATGCGCACATGTATAATCTCTGCCCATCTTGCAAAGGAGGTAGCAGATCAAGATGTCAAAGCACTGATGCTGCCAAGGTCCTTCATAATGCATCAGAGCAAGGCGGACTTCTTCAAGAAATCGCTGGTTGTTATCCAAGTTAGTTGGGTGATTATTGAGTGTGCTGCGCGCAAGGTATATGGCTTACCACTCAGTCTGTTGGAGCTGCACATTATGGTACATGTGGTTTGTGCAATTTTGATGTATGCCTTTTGGTTTAAT AAACCCCTTGACCTCCAAGGCTCCTACGAAGTCAAAGACCGAAACGCCATGAAAACTATCCACAGAGCGGCCAAAGAAACAGACTCGCTTTTCTATAGAAACCATGGCAATATTCTCAACTTTCAGCACAAACTCGTACCCAAAGACCCCTtcgacttcctcctcaaagCCCTGGCCTATGTCTATCATCACGAGTTAGCAGTATTTAGCTCTCCCGTCCTACCTGTGGCCTACGGTGGTGTTCATCTTTCGGCTTGGAACTTCGAATTTCCCACTGTTCAAGAGGCCGTTATCTGGAAGGTGTCCTCCATTATCATCGCATCTACAGGACCAGCTCTGATATTGGCTACACTCTTTGCAGCCGCTTTTTCTTGGCTGATTCTCGGT AGCTGGTGCGACGAATCAGAGCATTACGAATCGGATGATGAAGTCGCAGTGTTGGGCCAGGCGGTTATGCCCCTTCTCATCACCCCTTTCATAATCGGTATCACCATGCTAATTGTGATGCTGGCCGCCCGCGTGTTCTTGGTAGTGGAGGTCTTCATCAGTTTACGGGCCGCACCTCTAGGTGTGTTTTAG